From the Elusimicrobiota bacterium genome, one window contains:
- a CDS encoding PDDEXK nuclease domain-containing protein gives MKKPKPASKKLNLTPQKPVGQPRQTQTTGPWQPAIIDEAGLLSDLRALIQSARQRVATVANSTQTLLYWHVGRRLLKENLQGARAAYGKRILATVSQELRAEFGEGFTLRSLYRSIQFFQSFPDKAIVSTLSTQLSWSHFIEILPLKDPLARDFYAEMCRIEHWDVRTLRQKIGGMLFQRTALSKNTKAVISAELTNLREGRVTPDTVFHDPYFLDFLGLKGAYSERDLESAILREIESFLLEMGAGFSFVARQKRMSVGKDDFHLDLLFYHRHLRRLVAIELKLESFQPAHVGQMGFYLRWLDKYERAAGEKSPIGLILCGSADAEQVELCQLEDKSIRVSEYFTELPHMALLRTHLHQAIEHARELTARCRTTRLKQEKLL, from the coding sequence ATGAAAAAGCCCAAACCCGCTTCAAAAAAACTCAATCTAACCCCGCAGAAGCCGGTCGGGCAGCCGAGGCAAACACAGACAACTGGGCCGTGGCAACCGGCCATTATAGATGAAGCGGGCCTTCTATCTGATCTTCGGGCGCTCATCCAGTCCGCGCGCCAGCGTGTGGCCACTGTGGCTAATTCCACGCAAACCTTGCTTTACTGGCATGTGGGGCGGCGCTTATTGAAAGAGAACCTTCAGGGCGCCCGGGCTGCCTACGGGAAACGAATTCTCGCGACAGTGTCGCAAGAATTGCGCGCTGAATTTGGGGAAGGTTTTACCCTTCGCTCGCTTTACCGCTCAATCCAGTTCTTTCAGTCATTCCCCGATAAAGCAATTGTGTCGACACTGTCGACACAATTGAGCTGGAGCCACTTTATAGAGATCCTTCCCTTAAAAGACCCGCTTGCCCGCGACTTCTATGCCGAGATGTGCCGGATAGAGCATTGGGATGTCCGCACGCTCAGGCAGAAAATCGGCGGCATGTTATTCCAGCGCACCGCCCTGTCAAAGAACACCAAGGCGGTCATCTCCGCGGAGCTCACAAATCTCCGTGAAGGCCGCGTAACCCCAGATACCGTCTTCCATGACCCCTACTTTCTGGATTTCCTGGGGCTAAAAGGAGCCTACAGCGAGCGTGACCTGGAAAGCGCCATCCTGCGCGAGATAGAGAGTTTCCTGCTGGAGATGGGCGCCGGTTTCAGCTTCGTCGCCCGCCAGAAGCGCATGAGCGTCGGAAAGGACGATTTTCATCTTGATCTGCTCTTCTACCATCGCCACCTACGCAGGCTTGTCGCTATCGAGTTAAAGCTTGAGTCCTTCCAACCCGCACATGTGGGGCAAATGGGATTTTACCTCCGCTGGCTGGACAAGTATGAACGCGCCGCCGGGGAGAAATCCCCGATCGGCCTCATCCTTTGCGGCTCGGCCGATGCCGAACAGGTGGAACTCTGCCAGCTGGAAGACAAATCTATCCGTGTCAGCGAATACTTCACCGAATTGCCGCACATGGCGCTCCTACGGACCCACCTCCACCAGGCCATTGAACACGCCAGAGAGCTGACCGCCAGATGCCGGACAACCCGTTTAAAACAGGAAAAGCTGCTATGA
- a CDS encoding oxidoreductase, which produces MPDKPKVAFYWCASCGGCEEAVVDLAEDILTVVGAVDIVLWPVAMDFKKADIEARPDKSIVAAFINGAVRTSEQEEWVRMLRKKSQVVVSFGACANSGGIPALANQSRKEDILKYVYEDCPGVDNPDKTRPRIKCEDEGHTLTLPELRSMVRSLDQVIDVDYYLPGCPPTPKLIMAAVQALLSGKLPPKGTVLSPDIALCEECKRKDSKPADLALTEFKRPHQIQIDPEKCLLAQGIVCMGPATRGGCEALCPGGNMACTGCFGPTSRVKDQGAKFVSSVFSNIAPKEEKDIDAVLDGIPDPIGTFYRYGLSKCLLRRKLN; this is translated from the coding sequence ATGCCCGATAAACCCAAAGTAGCTTTCTACTGGTGCGCGTCCTGCGGCGGCTGCGAAGAAGCGGTGGTGGACCTGGCCGAGGACATCCTTACCGTGGTGGGTGCCGTGGATATCGTGCTGTGGCCCGTAGCAATGGATTTCAAGAAAGCCGACATTGAAGCCCGGCCCGACAAGTCTATTGTAGCCGCTTTTATTAACGGCGCCGTGCGCACTTCCGAGCAGGAAGAATGGGTGCGCATGCTCCGAAAAAAGAGCCAGGTGGTGGTCTCTTTCGGCGCCTGCGCGAACTCGGGCGGCATCCCAGCGCTGGCCAACCAATCCCGCAAAGAAGATATTCTCAAATATGTTTACGAAGATTGCCCCGGCGTGGACAACCCGGACAAAACCCGGCCCCGGATAAAATGCGAGGACGAAGGCCACACGCTTACTTTGCCCGAGCTGCGGAGCATGGTGCGTTCGCTCGACCAGGTTATAGACGTGGATTATTACCTGCCCGGCTGCCCGCCCACCCCCAAGCTTATTATGGCCGCTGTACAGGCCCTGCTTTCAGGGAAGCTCCCGCCCAAGGGAACGGTGCTGTCGCCTGATATAGCGCTTTGCGAGGAATGCAAGCGCAAGGATTCCAAACCCGCCGACCTCGCGCTGACCGAATTCAAGCGGCCCCACCAGATACAGATAGACCCGGAAAAGTGCCTGCTTGCGCAGGGAATAGTCTGCATGGGCCCGGCCACACGCGGCGGCTGCGAAGCCCTCTGCCCGGGGGGGAATATGGCCTGCACCGGTTGCTTCGGGCCGACCTCAAGGGTGAAAGACCAAGGCGCCAAGTTCGTCTCGTCGGTGTTTTCGAACATCGCCCCCAAAGAAGAAAAAGATATAGACGCCGTCCTTGACGGCATTCCCGACCCCATCGGGACTTTTTACCGCTACGGCCTTTCAAAGTGCCTGCTGCGGCGCAAGCTTAATTAA
- a CDS encoding transcriptional regulator, with protein MKNTISHQSWLKKYLAVPEKAAAYLNAVAEDKDIRFLLKALRNVVKAQGGVGVLAKSTKMSRTTLYKTLSPAGNPEIKTLKTILEIYGIRIGFFAIGRNSRRRPSSLRPPYDATHYLTT; from the coding sequence ATGAAAAACACTATATCCCATCAAAGTTGGCTTAAAAAATACCTTGCCGTTCCCGAAAAAGCCGCCGCTTACCTTAACGCAGTAGCGGAAGACAAGGATATTAGGTTCCTGCTGAAAGCCCTGCGCAATGTGGTCAAAGCCCAGGGAGGCGTAGGCGTGCTGGCGAAGTCCACAAAGATGAGCCGTACCACTCTTTATAAAACGCTTTCGCCAGCCGGCAACCCGGAAATCAAAACGCTGAAAACCATACTGGAGATTTACGGCATCCGTATCGGCTTTTTTGCTATTGGCCGCAATAGCCGCCGTCGGCCATCCTCATTACGACCGCCTTATGACGCCACGCACTACCTGACAACATAG
- a CDS encoding type II toxin-antitoxin system RelE/ParE family toxin, with protein sequence MQPQKRKVLHYVTAGKDLFGEWLQSLPDISGQAAIVKRIARVEEGNFGDHRALGRGVWELRIHYGPGYRVYYGEDGPIIVLLICGGDKGTQKRNIRKAQRLWTEWGRRK encoded by the coding sequence ATGCAGCCGCAAAAACGGAAGGTTTTGCACTATGTCACCGCTGGTAAAGACTTATTCGGGGAATGGCTGCAAAGTCTGCCGGATATTTCAGGGCAGGCAGCGATAGTTAAGCGCATAGCGCGCGTTGAAGAAGGAAATTTCGGGGACCACCGCGCCTTGGGCCGGGGTGTTTGGGAACTACGGATACATTACGGACCGGGTTACCGCGTTTATTATGGTGAGGATGGCCCAATTATAGTCCTATTGATCTGCGGAGGCGATAAAGGAACCCAAAAGAGAAATATCCGCAAAGCACAACGGCTTTGGACTGAGTGGGGGAGAAGAAAATGA
- a CDS encoding hydrogenase maturation protease, protein MKKFQKTLVLALGNDILGDDGVAFHAARILSAEFPGSVDVMETGEAGLPLLDFLEPYTKALILDAAATGKCPAGTILRWDRDDFRRCVAPSQHAAGLPHILELAERLGMAFPGELQVVCMEVRDPTVFRETLTAEAEQALPAMVNMAREILTGWGCQD, encoded by the coding sequence ATGAAAAAATTCCAAAAAACACTCGTTCTTGCCTTAGGCAACGATATTCTTGGCGATGACGGAGTGGCTTTTCACGCGGCCAGGATTTTAAGCGCTGAATTCCCCGGCAGCGTTGATGTAATGGAAACCGGGGAGGCTGGGCTGCCGCTGCTTGATTTTCTTGAGCCCTACACTAAGGCTCTTATTCTTGACGCGGCGGCCACGGGCAAGTGCCCGGCGGGGACTATTCTCCGCTGGGACCGGGATGATTTCCGGCGCTGCGTGGCGCCGTCGCAGCACGCGGCCGGGCTGCCGCATATTCTGGAGCTGGCGGAAAGGCTTGGGATGGCTTTTCCGGGGGAGCTTCAGGTGGTATGCATGGAAGTGAGAGACCCCACGGTATTCAGGGAGACTCTTACGGCGGAGGCGGAACAGGCCCTGCCCGCCATGGTGAATATGGCCCGAGAGATACTGACCGGCTGGGGCTGCCAGGATTGA
- a CDS encoding peptidase MA family metallohydrolase, which produces MKKFNGTMARGLAAAILLAGAQAVRAQDNSAVSTATVQLSSSSHEGAKYGHADSSVAEILKSTYTTEHFNFYFAEDKAALQDMFAALENNYARVTKSFKIHPANRLKVEIYPDIRSYHRRTFGENSQDWMVGNFDPDERVLRIASPNHPGSYHKYKDVVRAAVHEFVHSVTFEYRNWSRDGLPAWLDEGLAVYYEGPLGKNDKKRIKEAVAANKVPTISNMHENFLKYGGYTFSCTVVDFILKKYGSGKLLEFIKDPAAYERIFAMPENEFSDAWHKYLKEKYGNGRG; this is translated from the coding sequence ATGAAAAAATTTAACGGAACAATGGCGAGAGGGCTTGCCGCGGCCATCTTGCTGGCAGGCGCGCAGGCTGTGCGCGCGCAGGATAATTCCGCCGTATCTACTGCTACTGTCCAGCTCAGCAGTTCTTCGCACGAAGGGGCTAAATACGGGCATGCGGACAGCTCTGTGGCGGAGATATTAAAAAGCACATATACTACGGAACATTTTAACTTCTATTTTGCCGAGGACAAGGCCGCGCTGCAGGATATGTTTGCCGCCCTGGAAAACAACTACGCCAGGGTGACGAAATCGTTCAAAATACATCCGGCGAATAGGCTGAAAGTGGAAATATACCCGGATATACGGTCTTACCACCGCAGAACGTTCGGCGAGAACTCTCAGGACTGGATGGTGGGCAATTTCGACCCCGATGAAAGAGTATTAAGGATCGCCTCTCCGAACCATCCCGGGTCATATCATAAATATAAGGATGTCGTCAGGGCCGCCGTTCACGAGTTTGTGCATAGCGTTACTTTTGAGTACCGCAATTGGAGTCGCGACGGCCTGCCCGCCTGGCTGGACGAAGGTTTAGCGGTTTATTACGAGGGCCCGTTGGGGAAAAACGATAAAAAACGGATAAAAGAGGCGGTGGCGGCAAATAAGGTGCCTACTATTTCAAATATGCACGAAAATTTCCTGAAGTACGGGGGCTATACTTTTTCCTGTACCGTGGTGGATTTTATCCTGAAAAAATACGGGAGCGGGAAATTGCTGGAATTCATCAAGGATCCCGCCGCTTATGAGCGGATATTCGCAATGCCGGAAAATGAGTTCAGCGACGCATGGCACAAGTATCTGAAAGAAAAATATGGTAACGGCAGAGGCTAG
- a CDS encoding CoB--CoM heterodisulfide reductase iron-sulfur subunit A family protein, with protein sequence MSENKPKQENLPRVGFYICHCGSNISGMIDVAEVQKYVAGLPGVAVSRDYKYMCSDPGQEMIAKDIKEHKLERLVVAACSPNLHEETFRKAAARGGLNPFYFQMVNIREHAAWVHTDKKAATEKAKDLVRAAVARVRFHQALEKKRVPVDPNVLVVGGGIAGIHAALTLANAGKKVTLVERDATIGGHMAMFDKTFPTLDCAACILTPKMSAVKAHPNITLWTYSEVNKVEGSVGNFKVTVKRKPRYVKEDLCVGCMECIDACVFKTPTFPDKFNQGLGKRKPVYIDFPQATPKVVLVDPQTCIQLKTGKCKKTCAEACDRNAFDFDQKEELKEIQVGAIVLATGFKTYDAKRDHQYGYGRYPGVYTALEIERLVNASGPTSGEIVLRDGKHPRAVGIVHCVGSRDEKTNKWCSRVCCMYSLKLAHLIKEHSGAEVYNFYIDMRAPGKAYEEFYDKLLGEGVHFIRGRVAEITDWAMTPDEEGRLVMRVEDTLAGFVRRIPVDMVVLSTGLEPQADAQEVRRRFNIGCGTEGFFQERHPKLAPVNTFTDGIYIAGACQAPRDIPDTVAQAGAAAAEALALIDAGFVELEPNTSHVIEDECCGCKSCVPLCPYTAITFDEAKKKAVINEVLCKGCGVCAAACPSGSIRQNLFEDDEIFSEIKGVLTK encoded by the coding sequence ATGTCAGAGAATAAACCGAAACAGGAAAATCTGCCCCGCGTCGGATTTTATATCTGCCATTGCGGCAGCAACATCTCCGGCATGATAGACGTGGCTGAAGTGCAGAAATACGTAGCCGGCCTGCCCGGCGTGGCCGTTTCGCGCGATTACAAATATATGTGCTCCGACCCCGGCCAGGAGATGATAGCCAAAGATATAAAAGAGCACAAGCTTGAGCGCCTTGTGGTGGCCGCCTGCTCGCCCAACCTGCATGAGGAAACTTTCCGCAAAGCCGCGGCCAGGGGCGGCCTTAACCCGTTCTACTTCCAGATGGTAAATATCCGCGAGCACGCCGCCTGGGTGCATACGGACAAAAAGGCCGCCACCGAAAAGGCCAAAGATCTGGTCCGCGCGGCCGTGGCCCGCGTGCGCTTCCACCAGGCCCTGGAGAAAAAACGCGTGCCGGTGGACCCCAATGTGCTGGTGGTGGGCGGCGGCATAGCCGGCATACACGCGGCTTTGACGCTCGCCAATGCCGGCAAAAAGGTAACGCTGGTGGAGCGCGACGCCACCATCGGCGGCCATATGGCCATGTTCGACAAAACCTTCCCCACGCTCGACTGCGCGGCCTGCATACTGACCCCCAAGATGTCGGCGGTAAAGGCACACCCCAATATAACGCTCTGGACCTACTCCGAGGTGAACAAGGTGGAAGGCTCCGTCGGGAATTTCAAGGTAACGGTAAAGCGCAAGCCCCGCTACGTTAAGGAAGACCTCTGCGTGGGCTGCATGGAATGCATAGACGCCTGCGTCTTCAAGACCCCCACGTTCCCCGACAAGTTCAACCAGGGGCTGGGCAAGCGCAAGCCGGTATATATAGACTTCCCGCAGGCCACGCCGAAAGTGGTGCTGGTGGACCCGCAAACCTGCATACAGCTTAAAACCGGCAAATGCAAAAAAACCTGCGCCGAAGCCTGCGACCGGAATGCTTTCGATTTTGACCAGAAAGAGGAGCTGAAGGAAATACAGGTGGGCGCCATAGTGCTGGCCACCGGTTTTAAGACCTACGACGCGAAGCGCGACCACCAGTACGGCTACGGCCGCTACCCCGGCGTTTACACCGCGCTTGAAATAGAGCGCCTGGTAAACGCCTCCGGCCCCACCTCCGGCGAGATCGTGCTGCGCGACGGCAAGCACCCCAGGGCGGTGGGCATAGTGCATTGCGTGGGCTCCCGCGACGAGAAAACCAACAAGTGGTGCTCCCGCGTGTGCTGCATGTATTCGCTGAAGCTCGCGCACCTTATAAAGGAACATTCCGGCGCCGAAGTCTACAACTTCTACATAGATATGCGCGCGCCGGGCAAGGCTTACGAAGAATTCTACGACAAGCTGCTCGGCGAGGGCGTGCACTTCATCCGGGGCCGCGTGGCCGAGATTACCGACTGGGCCATGACGCCCGACGAAGAGGGCCGCCTGGTAATGCGCGTGGAAGATACGCTGGCCGGTTTTGTGCGGCGCATCCCTGTGGACATGGTCGTGCTGTCCACCGGCCTTGAGCCGCAGGCCGACGCGCAGGAGGTCCGCCGCCGCTTCAATATCGGCTGCGGCACCGAAGGGTTTTTCCAGGAGCGGCATCCGAAGCTGGCCCCCGTGAACACTTTCACCGACGGGATATATATAGCCGGAGCCTGCCAGGCGCCGCGCGACATTCCCGACACCGTGGCGCAGGCGGGCGCCGCCGCGGCCGAGGCGCTGGCCCTTATAGACGCCGGGTTCGTGGAGCTTGAGCCCAACACCTCGCATGTGATAGAGGACGAATGCTGCGGCTGCAAGTCCTGCGTGCCGCTGTGCCCCTATACCGCCATCACGTTCGACGAGGCCAAGAAAAAAGCGGTGATAAACGAGGTCCTCTGCAAGGGCTGCGGCGTATGCGCCGCGGCCTGCCCGTCCGGCTCTATACGGCAGAACCTGTTCGAGGATGACGAGATATTCAGCGAGATCAAGGGGGTACTGACGAAATGA
- a CDS encoding PDDEXK nuclease domain-containing protein produces the protein MTIKNQAKKIVQSVAGHDFAGLIQALRHVHENLKYQAAKAVNTNLTLRNWLFGYRIKEYELNGRDRAKYGEGLFAALAEKLTGQRIPNCAQWQLYLYRNFYLAFPEIFGTLSQKLQFMLPDKPQASEIMGTMSPQSGFPPDKLLNDLSYSHFEELTEVEPGPKRNFYIGECIRGNWSVRELKRQLASLYYERSRLSKNKDKLSRITQAKAETLTAEQIIRNPYVFEFIGAKPREVMAESDMEDALLTKLQDFLLELGRGFCFEARQKRILIGGEHYFIDLVFYHRILKCHVLIELKTDSFKHEHLGQMNTYVNWYKKNEAAKGDNPPIGILLCTKRNHALIEYALSGIDNRLFISKYQLALPRKDEIQAFLDKQINYGGLNKIG, from the coding sequence ATGACTATAAAAAACCAGGCAAAGAAAATTGTGCAGTCTGTGGCAGGGCATGACTTCGCGGGGTTAATTCAAGCCCTCAGGCATGTTCACGAGAATTTAAAGTATCAGGCGGCAAAGGCTGTTAACACCAACCTGACCCTGCGCAACTGGCTGTTCGGCTACCGCATTAAGGAATACGAGTTAAACGGCAGAGACCGCGCAAAATACGGCGAAGGATTATTTGCCGCCTTAGCCGAAAAACTTACCGGGCAGAGAATTCCTAATTGCGCCCAATGGCAACTTTATCTCTACCGTAACTTTTATCTGGCTTTCCCGGAGATTTTTGGGACGCTGTCCCAAAAATTGCAGTTCATGCTTCCTGACAAACCACAGGCAAGCGAAATTATGGGGACAATGTCCCCACAATCCGGCTTCCCTCCGGATAAACTCCTGAATGACCTTTCCTACAGCCATTTTGAAGAATTAACGGAAGTGGAGCCCGGGCCTAAACGCAATTTCTATATCGGCGAATGTATCCGCGGCAACTGGTCGGTCAGAGAGTTGAAACGGCAGCTCGCAAGCCTTTATTATGAACGATCCAGACTCTCAAAAAATAAGGATAAACTTTCGCGGATAACACAGGCAAAAGCCGAGACGCTTACTGCTGAACAAATTATCCGGAACCCCTATGTTTTCGAATTTATTGGCGCAAAACCCAGGGAAGTTATGGCGGAGTCCGACATGGAAGACGCCCTTCTGACTAAGCTGCAGGATTTCCTGCTGGAGCTGGGGAGAGGCTTCTGCTTTGAAGCCCGGCAGAAACGGATACTTATAGGCGGAGAGCATTACTTTATTGACCTTGTGTTCTACCACAGAATTCTCAAGTGCCATGTGCTGATCGAACTGAAGACAGATAGTTTTAAGCACGAGCATCTCGGGCAGATGAACACTTACGTGAACTGGTATAAGAAAAATGAGGCCGCCAAGGGAGACAACCCTCCCATCGGGATACTGCTGTGCACCAAAAGAAATCATGCGCTTATCGAATATGCCTTATCAGGAATCGACAACCGCTTGTTTATCTCAAAATATCAACTTGCGTTGCCCAGAAAAGACGAAATCCAAGCTTTTCTTGATAAGCAAATCAACTATGGAGGCTTGAATAAAATCGGATAG
- a CDS encoding hydrogenase iron-sulfur subunit produces the protein MSEKFEPKIVAFFCNWCTYTAADLAGVSRLKYAPNVRVIRVMCSGRVDPQFVLDAFARGADGVLLGGCHPGDCHYAEGNYKTLRRMRMLERMLKAMGIYDGRFRLEWISGAEGDKVRSVVNDMTEKVRALGPLNLPGKFTEWDKEIEELEAHVNGGSKKEATVHAR, from the coding sequence ATGAGCGAAAAATTCGAACCTAAGATCGTGGCTTTCTTCTGCAACTGGTGCACTTACACTGCCGCCGACCTGGCCGGGGTCTCGCGACTTAAATACGCCCCGAACGTGCGCGTTATACGCGTAATGTGCTCGGGCCGCGTGGACCCGCAGTTCGTGCTGGACGCATTCGCGCGCGGCGCGGACGGCGTGCTGCTGGGCGGCTGCCACCCGGGCGACTGCCATTACGCGGAGGGCAATTATAAAACCCTGCGCCGCATGCGCATGCTTGAGCGGATGTTGAAAGCCATGGGCATTTACGACGGCCGCTTCCGCCTGGAGTGGATCTCCGGCGCGGAGGGGGACAAAGTGCGCTCCGTGGTCAACGATATGACCGAAAAAGTGCGCGCGCTCGGGCCCCTGAACCTGCCCGGCAAATTCACGGAATGGGACAAGGAAATAGAGGAGCTTGAGGCCCATGTAAACGGCGGTTCCAAAAAGGAGGCGACAGTCCATGCCCGATAA
- a CDS encoding Ni/Fe hydrogenase subunit alpha, producing the protein MDKTAQKVWNQAHQQANSGRRTVTIDPITRLEGHGKIEIFLNDQGNVDRAYLQIPELRGFEVFSQGRPAEDMPQITSRICGVCPTAHHMAAAKALDDLYGVKCHPVGRKIRELVYNAFMLEDHALHVYVLGGPDFIVGPDAPKEMRNIVGVIGKVGLDVGKRVISMRRRIREIINYAGGKVIHPVMGLPGGVAKGISASELPKFKEIAKDGLEFAKFTLQVFHDIVLRNDAYVKLITSDTFTHKTYYMGLVDKNNKVNFYDGDVRVVTPEGKEYAKFPIQKYLEHISEHVEPWSYIKFPFLKKVGWNGFVEGGSSGVYAVAPMARLNAADGMATPEAQKAYEEYFKVLGGKPVHHTLANHWARVVEMLQAAERIVELVNDPELTGKEFRTIPTKTPKIGVGVVEAPRGTLIHQYETDENGLIRRANLIVATLNNSARIAMSVDKAAKGLIKGGKVDDGLLNMVEMAFRAYDPCFGCATHTLPGEMPMIVTLRDMKGGVIREIRR; encoded by the coding sequence ATGGACAAAACCGCTCAGAAAGTTTGGAACCAGGCGCACCAGCAGGCCAACTCCGGCCGGCGCACCGTCACCATTGACCCGATAACGCGCCTGGAAGGGCACGGCAAGATAGAGATATTCCTAAACGACCAGGGCAACGTGGACCGGGCCTATCTGCAGATACCGGAACTGCGCGGCTTTGAAGTATTCAGCCAGGGACGCCCGGCGGAGGATATGCCGCAGATAACCTCGCGCATCTGCGGGGTATGTCCCACGGCGCATCACATGGCCGCGGCCAAAGCTCTGGACGACCTTTACGGCGTGAAATGCCACCCCGTGGGCAGGAAGATACGCGAACTGGTCTACAACGCCTTTATGCTTGAAGACCACGCCCTGCACGTGTATGTTCTGGGCGGACCGGATTTCATCGTCGGGCCCGACGCGCCGAAGGAAATGCGCAATATCGTAGGGGTTATCGGCAAGGTGGGGCTCGACGTGGGCAAAAGAGTTATATCCATGCGCCGGCGCATCCGCGAGATAATAAACTACGCGGGCGGCAAGGTTATCCACCCTGTTATGGGCCTGCCCGGCGGCGTGGCCAAGGGGATCTCGGCTTCTGAACTGCCGAAATTCAAAGAGATAGCCAAAGACGGCCTGGAATTCGCAAAGTTCACCTTGCAGGTTTTCCACGACATCGTTTTAAGGAACGACGCCTATGTAAAGCTGATAACCTCGGACACGTTCACGCATAAAACCTACTATATGGGTTTGGTGGACAAGAATAACAAGGTGAATTTCTACGACGGGGATGTGCGCGTGGTTACGCCCGAGGGCAAAGAATACGCCAAATTCCCCATACAGAAGTACCTTGAGCATATCTCGGAGCATGTGGAACCCTGGAGCTACATTAAATTCCCTTTCCTTAAAAAAGTAGGCTGGAACGGCTTTGTGGAAGGCGGCTCAAGCGGCGTTTACGCCGTGGCTCCCATGGCGCGCCTTAACGCGGCCGACGGCATGGCCACGCCGGAAGCGCAGAAGGCGTACGAGGAATATTTCAAGGTGCTGGGCGGCAAGCCCGTGCACCATACACTGGCCAACCACTGGGCGCGCGTGGTGGAAATGCTGCAGGCCGCCGAGCGCATAGTGGAACTGGTCAACGACCCGGAACTGACCGGCAAGGAATTCCGCACCATCCCCACCAAAACCCCGAAGATAGGGGTGGGCGTGGTGGAAGCGCCGCGCGGAACGCTTATACACCAGTACGAGACCGACGAGAACGGCCTGATACGCCGGGCTAATCTTATAGTGGCTACTTTGAACAATTCCGCGCGCATAGCCATGAGCGTGGACAAGGCGGCTAAAGGCCTTATCAAGGGCGGCAAGGTAGACGACGGCCTGCTGAACATGGTGGAGATGGCTTTCCGCGCCTATGACCCGTGCTTCGGCTGCGCCACTCACACTCTGCCCGGCGAGATGCCGATGATCGTAACGCTGCGCGACATGAAAGGCGGAGTTATCAGAGAGATCCGGCGGTAG